In the genome of Mytilus edulis chromosome 14, xbMytEdul2.2, whole genome shotgun sequence, the window AGACATCATAGCTTTTAACAAAACTTGATTATAAATGCCTACTATTACTTTTGGTAAAGCCTTAACCAATTTTACAAGAATGTCATAGGTTATTGGCAGCCGTGTATCAACAGAATGTCTCAACTGTTTTgtaccttttaacattttttttaataaaaaatgtgtctgttGGATCCTGTAAGAACTTAATTTTATGCATAAAACTGATGGCTGATATGTAAGACGCAATTGTAGATGgttgataattttgaataaataaatgtgaaataaaatgagCAACCATGACATAAGTAGATGGAAGTACATTAACTCCtggaaaatatttctgacaaaaattTGAATACACACTTAGCATTATATTATATGATGACTGAGTAGCAGCAGATAATGATGCACTAACAAGCTTATCAGTCATAGATGCAAAAATTGAGGTGGAATGGCCACAGGAGTTGGACTTAACCAAGGAGCAATCTGATGAGCTTCCTGAAATGAAAAACGAGACAACAAGTCACAAATAACGTTTGTTTTCCCAGGAATATGTTTGGCTCTAAAATAGATATTGTACTTTAATGCAGCTAACACTAATCTTCGGATCAGTCTCATAATATTCTTTTCCCGAGATGATGTCTTATTTATAATTTCAGCAACAGCTGAATTATCTGTTAAAAACAGTATTTTATGATTTGCTCATAGAGGGCCCCATATATCAATAGCTAACACAATCGGGAAAAGTTCTTTCACTGTAATGTGTAAATCAATTAACTCCGGTGGCCATTTCCCTGAAAACCATTTGCTGCCAAAAACTGCAGCAAAACCACCATAAGTACCTGCAGCATcagaaaacagttttaaaaaatctgatgaaacccattctttgaataaaaaacaagatttaccattgtaattttcaataaaactgtaccataactTAAGATCTAATCTTGCATCAGAATTCAGATTGATTCTATAATGAGGAGATGTATGACCTATAGTCAGATCAAAAAGCCTACGTAAAAAGGCTCTCCCAGGTATGATAACTCCacatgcaaaatttaaaagacccaataaggATTGCAATTCTCTGAGTGAGATACTgcgtttacatttgtatttacttaataattgcaaaattttttctattttctccATAGGTAATCGAGCTACCATCTGAGTAGAATCAATTTCAATACCGTAGATAGTAATGCAAGTAGTAGGGAGTTGTGTTTTTTCTGATTTGATGGGTACCCCCAATTTATCAGCAAGACAAAGAAAAGTTTGTAATGCACTATAACATTCATTTGAGCCAGCTTTTCCGACAAAGAAAAAATCATCTAACAGGTGTGATACgccatatatttgaaatttagcaTTTAAAATCCAGTGGAGGGCTGTAGAAAAAGCCTCAAATAGCTGACACGAGGACGAAGCCCCCATGGGGAGGGATACATCATAATAAAACTGTTTGTCCCAATGAAAACCTAACAGATGATGATCTTTTTTAGCTATTGGAATTAAGCGAAATGCATGCTCAATATCGGTTTTGGACATTAGACAGTTTGATTCATAAGATTGGACTAAATCTATGACTGTTTCAATGTTTTGGTATTGTACTGCCGAAAATTCTGGGGAAATACCAGAGTTTACAGAGTCACCCTTAGGATACGACAAATCATGTATTAATCGATAAGAATTGGGTTCCTTTTTTGGAACTAAACCCAAAGGGGAGCATACAAAAAGAGGGAAAGGGGGCTTTGTAAATGGACCCTTAACTCTGCCTGCTTCAATCTCTTTATTCAGTTTCGATTGCACAACATGATAATTTTCCCTTGCACTTTTATGATTTGGAGGGAAAATCTTCTTATTAAGAGATGTAGAAAAACAAGAATTAATTGAAAATCCAAAAGAAAAACCATGAATCAATTTATCTTTCAACTGGGTTTCATAACCTACTAAACAATGTTCCAAATTTTCAACCTTTATTGGTGTTGGAAGTTTTGACAAAGTTTGCCTGTTTTCCTTTTTGCTCTGGACATGTAAGGGTACAGTGTTTCTTGCTGCAGTGTACACATTGGTGTTTgagtttacaaaactttgctgTGCATTCCCCTGATTTACAGAAGGCCCAGCAATAGCCATTTGGGAATTGATACTGATGCTGGGCCCTCCTTTGAAAAGAATTTGGGGCTGAGTTTGAGGTTTTAGCATACGACTTCTTATTTTGACCTGAAAAATCAGATTGTCTTTCATACAAAGCAGCAGATCGCCAAAGTTCATCATTGATTTGATCCCATTGTAACCCTAAAATTTTTCTTATCTTTCTAAATTTCTCATCATATACTTTAGCGGCTTGGAAACCCAAGGACTTGCATAATGACCGTACATTAAAACCATATTTAATCAATGCTCTAGCCGACCTCAAATTCTTTTCAAGATATATAGACATAAATATGTCTATAGCATTTGTCCATTGGTGAATGGACAAAAGCTCTTTGTTAGACTTCCTATTTGAAATTGTTATATTCAAATTCTCAAATAATGTTGATTCATTACATGTATCATCAATGTTAGAAGGTAATAATAAAGCAAAATTTACATAGTTATCACACCAAACATCAGATTTAACCTTACTGCTGACATGATAGTCTAAAGGTATAGAATGTCTCAACATGTCACAAGCATAAGGATTCTCGGCATACGAGTTAAGAGTTTAACAGCTCACCATCAGAAGACGTGTTAATATTAGGATCTGAAGACAATGGCGGTTGGAAGACAGCTAACATTTGTCCCTGAGAGTCATTATTTGATGAATTTTCTGGTTGTGTGGATGATGACGACAACATACCAGTTAAGTCATTAATTGGAACTGCTGTATTGTCTTTTACCAGTTGCACGCCGGAACTTTCAAACTTTCGGAATAAAGCATCAGCAATGTCATTTGCTGTTGGAACAGACGGCTGTTCAGTAATTGTTTCAGGAACAGCTCGTCTGGTCTTGCGTCTCCGCACTGGTGGCCTGTATAGTGGTGGTATCTCACTTTGTTCCTCCACTAAATTTGGAACATCTTCTTCAATGCTTTGAGGAGCAGCCTTTCTTCTTGTTCGGCTCTTCTGCTTTGGCATTTTgctataaaaacataaaacaaaaacaaaataaataaaaatagaaatcctGTATATCACAGAACTTTAAGAATGTTACTACAAATGTAAATAAGTATAATTTTTAAACCAAAAtgcttgtcaataaaattaacatagttGATATGATGATATATCTAGCAAAATGTACTCATGTTAAAAGTTAAGTTTGACTATGATACATGTATGCTAATTATTACTCCAAAACCAATTTTATAAAACCAACCAATATGAATAAAATTCTTTAATAGTACCAAAATCGATCCCTATTGTGACACAACCATTATAGGGAAAGACATGATTTATTCTCTGATTAAATAATTAACCTAATAAtatactaaaataaaagtatataaaccATGATTATGgataatcaatatttaaatataaaaagagacatattatattatataactcTGATATAAATGATGTAACCAAccataattatttacaaataagacaTCTTTCATGTCACCAGTGTCACAACCATGTGCGTATAAGCACAACCATGTGCATATAAGCACAACCACGTGCATACTAAGCACAACCACTCAGAGATAATTTAGATTATAAATCGTTACAAAAGGTGATGGAGTAATAATATGCAAATAATTCATAGATAACTACATAATTATAGTGTATGCTTCTTTTCTTCATATGTCCAAATAGGGACAATAAGTTTATAACAATCATAAACGGTAATTTGCAACGCATGTTTGCTGGATATTACATGTTCGTGAAAGGCTACCAACAGCAGCACGGACACTTCTAGCGTATATTTCCATACCTTCATCATTAAGATGaactttatcttttaataataaatctgGGGTGTTCTTCCACAACCCCCTATGATGCCAGAAAGTCGCATTGTCTCTTTCTTTTACTAAATGACTAAGTTCTTTGTTTACAATGTAAACCTTGTTGTTATAATAAGCTTCCGGTCTTTCGGAATACCTCGGGAGAAGTTGACCAATAACCACGTGTTTAACATGATAGCAATTTATTATGTAATCGGCAAAAACACTGATATCTCTTGCTATTTTCACGGGCTCATTTTCAGAGGACAAATCGTTGCCTCCAACCTGAAGAAAAACCGAATGTGGCAtatattcttcaattatatgcaTAAATTGTTGcttttaaacacatttattaccGGGGCGAAGAGTCCCTCCCCCCAAACCAAAAAATTCCACCTGGATGTCGGTTCCGTCTAAACCTAAATTTAACCAACCTCGATCACAGTTTTCATGAGTAAAAGTTTCTAAACGACGAATATAAGAATTACCAAAAATTAAGGCACGCCGGACCATGGTTCAAAAGCaacaaacaattcaaaaataaataataataaattaaaaattaagttattaaaaatatataaaataatagttAAGGTTCGCTTTTACCTTCTAATCTGTGGATTCTTCGATGAATGCCTTTCTACAGTTTATTCGGTTTTTCAGATAAATTCAAAACGATCTTTTCTTTCTCCCAAAACAAAGGCGAATGACCGCATGTCCAAGCACATGtagaaatttgatattaattaccgATTTTAAGAACTGACCAATCAGATAATGTAATTAGATGATCATGCATTGAACATGATGtagtccttgacctcatgttgaTATACTTAAACAAAGAAATGCCTTCTACACACATggcattaataaaatcaatattatcggaaattccagccaaaaaatcttttatttacaataaatgttat includes:
- the LOC139504009 gene encoding uncharacterized protein → MAIAGPSVNQGNAQQSFVNSNTNVYTAARNTVPLHVQSKKENRQTLSKLPTPIKVENLEHCLVGYETQLKDKLIHGFSFGFSINSCFSTSLNKKIFPPNHKSARENYHVVQSKLNKEIEAGRVKGPFTKPPFPLFVCSPLGLVPKKEPNSYRLIHDLSYPKGDSVNSGISPEFSAVQYQNIETVIDLVQSYESNCLMSKTDIEHAFRLIPIAKKDHHLLGFHWDKQFYYDVSLPMGASSSCQLFEAFSTALHWILNAKFQIYGVSHLLDDFFFVGKAGSNECYSALQTFLCLADKLGVPIKSEKTQLPTTCITIYGIEIDSTQMVARLPMEKIEKILQLLSKYKCKRSISLRELQSLLGLLNFACGVIIPGRAFLRRLFDLTIGHTSPHYRINLNSDARLDLKLWYSFIENYNGKSCFLFKEWVSSDFLKLFSDAAGTYGGFAAVFGSKWFSGKWPPELIDLHITVKELFPIVLAIDIWGPL
- the LOC139502564 gene encoding uncharacterized protein; this translates as MPKQKSRTRRKAAPQSIEEDVPNLVEEQSEIPPLYRPPVRRRKTRRAVPETITEQPSVPTANDIADALFRKFESSGVQLVKDNTAVPINDLTGMLSSSSTQPENSSNNDSQGQMLAVFQPPLSSDPNINTSSDGELLNS